The genomic region CTTCAAGATATTGCCGACAAGATGGAAGTTCCTCTTGAGCAAATCCGCGCTATTAGCCAGCTGGTTTCAGAACCCATCTCATTGGATATGAGCATCGGCGCTGAGTCCGAGGGTGTTCTTCGTGACGTTGTTGCAGACGGTAAGGCGGTTAACCCAACCGTTTCTGTGATCAATTTTGAGCTCACCCAAGAAATGGACAAAGCCTTAGAGGTTCTCAATCCGCGGGAAAGACGTGTGGTCGAGCTTCGATACGGCATGGCTGGGAACACAGCTCATACACTCGCGGACCTTGGTCGTGACTTTCAAATTACACGCGAACGCGCTCGTCAGATCGAGGCAAATGCTCTTAAGAAGCTGCGACATCCTGCCCGTACGAAGCGACTCAGCGAATTCGTCGATTGATTCCCTTTTAGGCTTTTCACACGCCAAGCCCCTCCCTGCCTACATTCCTGTATTGCCCAATACCTCGATATGCGGTCTACTCTTAAGTACAGATACAGCAATGGCGGTAGAGCATGAGCGATGAAAGTGAAAGACGTCACTATCCACGTTACGACGTGAACTACGAAATCAAGATTCATTTAGCCAGCGGCGGTCAAACGAGCGCCCGGGCTAGGGATTTATCCATCGGCGGAATGTGCGTAAAGGGAATCCCAACATGGCAAGCTGACGTCGGGGACAAAATAAAAATATCCATCGAAGTCCCAGACTTCTTTCTTACGGTAACCATTGACGGGGAAATACTCTGGCGAGATCCAGATACGAAACTCGTCGGTGTTAAGTTTGACCTAAATGAAGATGAGATAATGGAACGGGTAGAGAAGCTCAAGGCCATACTTACCGAGAGTACGACTGCCGTTGAGTATTAAAGCTGATTGAACTGGAAGTATAAGGGACGCCACCCGGCCGGGCCGCGTCATCAAGAAGAACCTACTCTTAAATTATACGCCGTCTCCGCACTCTCGAGGCGCGAATCGTGTTGCACCATAAGCCGTACAAACCCACTGGATATTTCCGTCATCAACCATTGCTTCGTAAACAAGCGACAGTTCTTGGTCGTCGGGTAATCCAAGACGATCAGAGTTGGCTTCGATGGTAAGCGTTCCGTCATTCCACGACATAGCCTTGAGATACTTAGGCTCAGTCAACGGGTTTAAGTCGACGTCATTTTCGCTGTCGGGAAGTTTTTCCTTAAACCGTGCGTAATCTTCAATCGTTGTCTTTGCGCCGTAGGCAACAGAATCTAGTTCAGTCACCTTGGTCTTGATTAGGTAATTCTGAAACATTGGTGTTACCAATGCTACCAAGATCCCTAGGATGGCAACAACAGTTGTCAGCTCAATAAGCGTAAATCCCGCTTCTGACTTTCGGCAGATTCGATTCATGGATAATCCCTCGTTTCCCGTTACTTACGTCCCCAGTCACTTCGTATGTGCCGCCCGGTCAAAGCGTCCATACTTGCAACCCACTATACTATGGATCCGTGTCTGATGCAGCAGGTAAATGTAGTCTAAACGGCTACACCGCCTTTGCCAACCCGATAAAGACGGTATTGACAACTTTTCCGAACGTTTCTGCTGATCTTCGACACACAATCTTGTATCCCTCATCCGTACACAGCAAAGGTTAATCTTGCGTTCTTTTTTTTCATATTTCTATAAAATGTAAGAAATAACATACAGTTGAGAAACCCGAATTGCCCGCCTAAAAGCAGTTCGCTTGAAATAGAAACTCGAGAATAATCGGTAAACCTAGAGATGCCGAAGAAGTCTCTGATACGATCACCTCAATAATCATAAAATCAGGATAAATTCTTGTGGAGGCAGTTATGGCAGCCCAACCCGTTAGAGTCGGCATGGTACAAATGACCTGTGGACCCGACACCGCAGCAAACTTCACGAAGGCAGAGGCCGGCATCCGAGATTGCGCCCAAAAAGGTGCACAGATTATTTGCCTCCAGGAACTCGTCGGTACGCTCTACTTTTGTCACGAGGAAAATTACGACCACTTTGAACTCGCTCACGCAGGCGATGGTGAGATCATTCAGCGGTTTCAGGATTTAGCCAAAGAATTAGAAGCCGTAATTATTGTCCCGTTCTTCGAACGACGGGCCTCTGGTCTTTATCATAACAGTGCTGCAGTGCTGGACGCTGATGGGTCTCATCTAGGCATCTACCGCAAAATGCATATCCCAGATGACCCTGGCTTTATGGAGAAGT from Deltaproteobacteria bacterium harbors:
- a CDS encoding PilZ domain-containing protein; the encoded protein is MSDESERRHYPRYDVNYEIKIHLASGGQTSARARDLSIGGMCVKGIPTWQADVGDKIKISIEVPDFFLTVTIDGEILWRDPDTKLVGVKFDLNEDEIMERVEKLKAILTESTTAVEY